One genomic region from Methanocaldococcus fervens AG86 encodes:
- the pstA gene encoding phosphate ABC transporter permease PstA: MSSNKHKAIRMIKDKIFLFIVGALTLLAIIPLFHIIISIFEKGLPIVLERGLTFITGTLSEGGIGPAIVGTLMLTALATIIGLPLAFLAGAYAYEFPNSFIGRATKMLLQIMLEFPTILVGTFVMGILVIPMGTFSALAGALALALILTPYVAVYTEEAMAEIPRIYKEGGYALGCTRAQVIFKVITKMAKKGILTGILIGMAKVAGETAPLLFTAGGLYEVYPTNPLEPVGAIPLLIYTLVQSPSIEDHQIAWGASLVMLIIFLAIFIPIRYSLKDDIKL; encoded by the coding sequence ATGTCTTCCAATAAACATAAAGCTATTAGAATGATTAAAGACAAAATATTTTTATTTATTGTCGGAGCATTAACTTTGTTGGCAATAATCCCATTATTCCACATAATAATTTCAATCTTTGAAAAAGGTCTGCCAATAGTATTGGAGAGGGGATTAACATTTATAACTGGAACATTAAGTGAGGGAGGGATAGGCCCAGCAATAGTAGGAACTTTAATGCTTACAGCATTAGCCACTATAATCGGCTTACCTCTGGCTTTCTTAGCAGGTGCTTATGCCTATGAATTTCCAAACAGCTTTATTGGGAGAGCTACAAAGATGTTATTACAAATAATGTTGGAATTTCCAACTATATTAGTTGGGACTTTTGTTATGGGTATCTTAGTTATTCCAATGGGAACTTTTTCTGCATTAGCCGGAGCTCTGGCATTGGCTTTAATATTAACTCCTTATGTTGCTGTTTATACAGAAGAGGCAATGGCTGAAATCCCAAGAATTTATAAAGAAGGAGGATATGCATTAGGATGCACGAGGGCACAGGTAATATTCAAAGTTATCACAAAGATGGCTAAAAAAGGGATTTTAACAGGTATCTTAATAGGTATGGCAAAGGTTGCTGGAGAAACAGCTCCTCTCCTATTTACAGCTGGTGGATTATATGAAGTTTATCCAACAAATCCATTAGAGCCAGTTGGGGCTATACCCCTCCTCATCTACACATTGGTTCAAAGTCCTTCAATTGAAGACCACCAAATTGCCTGGGGAGCTTCTTTGGTCATGCTAATAATATTTTTAGCTATATTCATCCCAATAAGATACTCTTTGAAGGATGATATAAAACTCTAA
- the pstS gene encoding phosphate ABC transporter substrate-binding protein PstS, with translation MKKLLALILGFCLIIPIISMTGCTGGESNKEEETKIIIRTTGATFPQYQIQKWINDYQKTHANVKIEYEGGGSGYGQQAFLKGLTDIGRTDPPVKEKMWNSFLKTGDQPLQFPEIVGAVVITYNIPEIGNKTLKLSRDVLADIFLGKIEYWDDERIKEINPEVADKLPHKKIIVVHRSDASGTTAIFTTYLSLISKDWAEKVGAGKVVDWPADKMGRGVAGKGNSGVVATLKSTPYSIAYTELSYAIEEKLPVAALENKNGKFVTPNDGSIKAAVSALKENIPSPREGYTEDLEQLLNAPGDNSYPIVAFTHLLVWENKNNKHYSSEKAKAIKEFLTWILTEGQKPEHLAPGYVGLPEDVAKIGLDAVNMIKE, from the coding sequence GTGAAAAAGCTATTGGCTTTAATATTAGGATTTTGTTTAATAATTCCAATTATATCAATGACAGGTTGCACTGGAGGGGAATCTAACAAAGAAGAAGAAACCAAGATAATAATCAGAACCACGGGAGCTACATTTCCACAATATCAAATACAAAAGTGGATTAATGATTATCAAAAAACCCACGCAAATGTTAAAATTGAATATGAAGGTGGAGGGAGTGGTTACGGACAACAAGCATTTTTAAAAGGATTAACTGATATTGGAAGAACTGACCCTCCAGTTAAGGAAAAAATGTGGAATTCATTTTTAAAAACTGGAGATCAGCCATTACAATTCCCAGAAATCGTTGGAGCAGTTGTTATAACCTATAACATCCCAGAGATTGGAAACAAGACATTAAAATTAAGTAGAGATGTCTTAGCTGATATATTCTTAGGTAAGATTGAATACTGGGATGATGAAAGGATTAAAGAAATAAATCCAGAGGTTGCAGATAAACTTCCACATAAAAAGATTATCGTCGTTCATAGAAGTGACGCAAGTGGAACAACAGCTATATTTACAACATACCTAAGCCTGATAAGCAAAGATTGGGCTGAAAAGGTTGGTGCAGGGAAAGTTGTAGATTGGCCAGCTGATAAAATGGGAAGGGGTGTTGCAGGAAAAGGTAACTCAGGAGTTGTAGCAACATTAAAATCAACACCATATTCAATAGCATACACTGAGCTTTCATATGCAATTGAGGAAAAACTTCCAGTAGCAGCATTAGAAAATAAAAATGGAAAATTCGTAACTCCTAACGATGGGTCAATTAAAGCAGCTGTTTCAGCTCTTAAAGAAAATATTCCAAGTCCAAGAGAAGGTTATACAGAAGACCTTGAACAGTTATTAAACGCTCCAGGAGATAACTCTTACCCAATAGTTGCATTCACACACCTATTGGTTTGGGAAAATAAAAACAATAAACACTACTCTTCAGAAAAAGCTAAGGCTATAAAAGAATTCTTAACATGGATTTTAACTGAAGGGCAGAAACCAGAACATTTAGCTCCTGGTTATGTTGGATTGCCAGAAGATGTAGCTAAAATTGGATTAGACGCAGTAAATATGATAAAAGAATAG
- the pstC gene encoding phosphate ABC transporter permease subunit PstC, with translation MNLRKKIDEFKIITLPAIIIVFILFILILGFYFFSALPAIEKYGINLFITNVWQAAEEASKEVYGLAAPIWGSIYTATIAVLIALPLSLCYAIFVNDYAPKKLKYPLIIISDIMAGLPTIIYGIWGAFILVPLLRDHIMKFLYENLSFIPLFDYPPLSGYSYLSAGILLGIMVTPFAAAIIREAYAMIPSVYKEGLIALGATRYETTKVLIKYIKPAIISGLILAFGRALGETVAVSLVIGNSFNLTYKLFAPGYTISSLIANQFGNAVLYEYMTSVLYSAGLVLFVIGLIVNIIGLYYLKRWREYVFQ, from the coding sequence ATGAATCTGAGAAAAAAGATAGATGAATTTAAAATAATAACATTACCAGCCATAATCATTGTGTTTATATTATTTATATTAATATTGGGCTTTTATTTCTTCAGTGCACTTCCAGCAATTGAAAAGTATGGTATTAATTTGTTTATAACAAATGTTTGGCAGGCTGCAGAAGAAGCTTCAAAAGAAGTTTATGGATTGGCAGCACCAATCTGGGGAAGTATATATACGGCAACAATTGCTGTTTTAATAGCCCTGCCTCTATCACTCTGTTATGCGATATTTGTCAATGATTATGCTCCTAAAAAGTTAAAGTATCCTTTAATTATAATTTCAGATATTATGGCTGGGCTTCCAACAATAATCTATGGTATATGGGGAGCATTTATTTTAGTCCCTTTGTTAAGAGACCACATAATGAAATTTTTGTATGAAAATCTCTCTTTTATCCCATTATTTGACTATCCACCGTTATCAGGTTATTCCTATCTATCAGCAGGTATTTTATTGGGAATAATGGTTACTCCATTTGCAGCGGCTATTATTAGAGAGGCTTATGCAATGATCCCATCTGTTTACAAAGAGGGGTTGATAGCTTTAGGAGCTACGAGGTATGAAACAACAAAGGTTTTAATAAAATATATAAAACCGGCTATAATTTCAGGGCTTATATTGGCTTTTGGTAGGGCTTTGGGTGAAACAGTTGCTGTTTCATTGGTTATTGGAAACTCTTTCAACTTAACTTACAAGCTATTCGCCCCCGGATATACAATATCCTCATTAATAGCAAACCAGTTTGGAAACGCAGTTTTATATGAATATATGACCTCAGTCCTTTACTCAGCTGGATTGGTGCTGTTTGTTATAGGCTTAATTGTCAATATTATTGGACTCTATTATCTAAAGAGGTGGAGAGAGTATGTCTTCCAATAA